GCTTTCGCGGCCGCTACACCGTCCCGGTCCTCTGGGACAAGCTTCAGCGCCGGATCGTCAGCAACTCGGACGACGACATCATGCGGATGTTCGAGACCGAGTTCGGCGCGCTCGGCGGGTCAGCCCCCGACCTCTACCCGGCGGCGCATCGCGCCGAGATCGAGGAGCTGAACGACCGGATCTACGAGGCGATCAACAACGGCGTCTACCGGGCCGGCTTCGCGAGCACTCAGGCTGCCTACGAGACGCCCGCCTATCGCCTTTTCGAGGCCCTCGACGCGCTGGATGCGCGCCTGGCCACGCGTCGCTACCTGGTCGCCTCTCACCCGGTCGAGACCGACTGGCGCCTCTTCACCACGCTCGTGCGCTTCGATGCCGTCTATCACGGTCACTTCAAGTGCAACCTGCGCCGCATCGTGGATTACCCGCACCTGTCCGGCTACCTGCGGGACCTGTACCAGGTGCCGGGCATCGCCGAGACCGTCAAGCTCGACCAGATCAAGCGGCACTACTACTACACCCACGACGACATCAACCCGACGCGGATCGTGCCCATCGGCCCGCAGCTCGATTTCGCGGCGCCTCACGGGCGCGACGCCCTGCCCTAGCGGCAGGCCGTGGCCTACGCCCGGGCGAGGGCGGCGATCGCCTCGGAGACGGCCGGCGGCCAGTCGGGGTGGAGGTGCTTGCGCATCTTCTCGATCAGGGCGTGGCGGTGGCGATCCAGGGCTGAGGGCGCGTCGATGCAGCGCTCCAGGCTCGCGACGATCCCGAGGACGTCGAGGCGGCCGATCTTCAGGCGCGAGGCCTGGTCGAGGATGCGGGCCGGCTCGCGCAGCGCGAGCGCGATCGTCTCGAGGCCGAAGTACAGGCTGTAGGCGAGGAACAGCCGGATCGAACGGTCCGAGACGGGCATGCGATCGAGGTACTCGTGGGCGCGGCGGGCGTGGTGCAGCACCGAGAGCATCAAGGGGCTGATGGCCTCCAGCGCGGGCTGATCCGGGGTCGGTTCAAGCAGGTTCGCCGGCGTCAGCTTCGCCGCCGAAAGGGTGTCGAGGGGGATGAACAGGCGCCCCTCGGCGAGGTCGTTGCGGATGTCCTTGAGGATGTTGACCTTCTGGAGGTACTGCCCGAAGGACTCGGCGCGCTCGAGCAGCTCGAAGTAGGCGCTCTTGGCCAGATCGGCGGAGTGCAGGTAGAAGAGGTCCGTCAGCATGAAGCCGACGGTGCCCGCCACGTAGTGGCAGTAGCGGTGGAGCTGATCCATGCTCGGCAGGGCCGCGACCTGCTTGCGGTGCGAGGCGAAGACCCCCTGCATCTCGACCATTCCGACCGCCATCTCGTGGACGCAGCGCACGAGGATGGGCCGCACCGTCGCGGGCAGCGATTCGAAGCCCGCGAGCACCTCGGGCAGGTGCCGCATGAGCAGCACGTCGTGCTCGGCGCTGCCCGGGAGGTGGCGCTCGGCCACCAGGAGGTGCCAGTCGCCAGGCAGGGCCTCGCTGCCCTCGATCCCCCGGCGCAGGCGAGCGATCAGGTCGGCCTTCTCCGCGAGCGAGAGGTGCGGTTCGTCCTCGATGGTGTCGAGCAGGCGGCAGAGCAGGTAGCCCACGCAGATGGCCTTGCTCAGGGGCTCGGGCAGGATGGTGATCGACAGGGCGAAGGTGCGCGAGACCTTAGGCAGCAGCCAGAAGCAGGTATCCCAGGCGTGCTGGGTCGAGGTGGCGGTCGGCATCGAATACTCCATGGGAACGAGGGATGCCCCGGTATACCATGCCGCTCGCTTCGTCGCCACCTTGCCCGGCCAGGCTACTGGCCCGCAGTGACCACGATGTCGAGGGTGGCGCGCGGCGTCTCGTCCGGCAGGAAGCTCACCGGGTGGTAGCGCTCCGCCGAGACCCGGTAGGTGCCCGCGGACGGCAGCGTGACCGAGACCGTCGCGACCTTCGAGCCGTAGTCCTCCGTGCAGGCAAGCTCCTGATCGGATCGCTTGCTCTCGCGCATGGCGCTCAGGACCACCGACCGGGAGGCCTCGTCCACGGTCGCTCGCAGCTCCTTGAAGCGATCGCAGGAGCTGCTGCCGATGATCACGCGGGCAGCGAGCACCACGGGCGTGCCGGCCACGGCGATCCCGGGGCCCTCGACAGAAGCGATCTGGGTGGGATTGGCCTCGTACCAGAAGGATGGCTCGGGCGAGGGCCGCGAATCGATTCCAAGCAAGGGAAGGCCCTGGCACCCGATCAGGGTCAGGGCGAGCAAGGCCAGGAAGGCGTGGAGGCGCAAGCGCAGCATGGGCGGCCCTTTCATGAGATGAAGACAAGACGAGCCTAGCCTATCCCCCCGGGATCACATTGGCGATCACGTCACGACCGATGTGTCTTGTTCAGGCGCTGCACCAGGCGCTCGAAGGCATTCGAAAATGCCGCACGATCCTTGTTGCTGAAGGATTTCGGGCCACCGAGCTCGAGGCCCTGCGTCCGGAGATCGTTCATCAGGGTCCAGCGTGCCTTGTGCTCGCCGATGGTCGCGGCATCGAAGACCTCTCCGCGGTGACCCAGGGCGGTTCCGCCCTTGGCGACGACCTCGGCCGCCAGGGGGATGTCCGCGGTGATGACGAGGTCCGCGTTCGTGGCCTCCGCGACGATCCACCGATCCGCCTGGTCGGGCCCCTCGGGGACGATCACCGGGGTCACCCCCGGCTCGTAGCCGAAGGCCATGGCGCGGTTGCTGACCAGGATCATCGGCACCTCGAGCCGCAGGGCGGCGCGTTGGATCAGGTCCTTCACGGGGCAGGCGTCCCCGTCGACGATGAGGCGCATGGGCTCTCCTTCAAGGGCGCAAAGCAAAACAGCCTTGCAAGCGTTTGCAAGGCTGTTTTGCGGATGAGCGCGCCTGACAAGACTCGAACTTGTGACCCCTCACTTCGGAGGCGAGTGCTCTATCCACTGAGCTACAGGCGCATGTCCCGATCGGGACACCCCATTATAGCGCACGGGAGCGACCCGGGGCAAGGGGGCTTTCGAAATGCGGTACACTGGTCGCGTCTCGGCTGAAGCGAGAGGAGCGAAGGGATCATGACCACCCAGCGGCAAGAG
The Pantanalinema sp. genome window above contains:
- a CDS encoding glutathione S-transferase family protein, which encodes MSQFPAEQSSEGSFVRQADEFRDWVKADGSSSYPVEAGRYHLYVSYACPWAHRTIIARRLMGLAGAVGMTAVDPIRDARGWAFRDGDGYSRDPINGFAFLSEAYLATDPGFRGRYTVPVLWDKLQRRIVSNSDDDIMRMFETEFGALGGSAPDLYPAAHRAEIEELNDRIYEAINNGVYRAGFASTQAAYETPAYRLFEALDALDARLATRRYLVASHPVETDWRLFTTLVRFDAVYHGHFKCNLRRIVDYPHLSGYLRDLYQVPGIAETVKLDQIKRHYYYTHDDINPTRIVPIGPQLDFAAPHGRDALP
- a CDS encoding squalene/phytoene synthase family protein, with amino-acid sequence MPTATSTQHAWDTCFWLLPKVSRTFALSITILPEPLSKAICVGYLLCRLLDTIEDEPHLSLAEKADLIARLRRGIEGSEALPGDWHLLVAERHLPGSAEHDVLLMRHLPEVLAGFESLPATVRPILVRCVHEMAVGMVEMQGVFASHRKQVAALPSMDQLHRYCHYVAGTVGFMLTDLFYLHSADLAKSAYFELLERAESFGQYLQKVNILKDIRNDLAEGRLFIPLDTLSAAKLTPANLLEPTPDQPALEAISPLMLSVLHHARRAHEYLDRMPVSDRSIRLFLAYSLYFGLETIALALREPARILDQASRLKIGRLDVLGIVASLERCIDAPSALDRHRHALIEKMRKHLHPDWPPAVSEAIAALARA
- a CDS encoding YaiI/YqxD family protein, whose translation is MRLIVDGDACPVKDLIQRAALRLEVPMILVSNRAMAFGYEPGVTPVIVPEGPDQADRWIVAEATNADLVITADIPLAAEVVAKGGTALGHRGEVFDAATIGEHKARWTLMNDLRTQGLELGGPKSFSNKDRAAFSNAFERLVQRLNKTHRS